From Leptospira ellinghausenii, a single genomic window includes:
- a CDS encoding zeta toxin family protein — translation MRTLYLFAGPNGAGKTTTALKHIEKDKEITFVNADIIAQELDPNDVEKQAIKAGRIMLRKLDNLLDSEEGNIAFESTLSSRSFVNFIAEAKNKGFQFVLLFISLKNSDLACARVRQRVENGGHNIPEETIRRRFKKGRENLKKLYIPLADSYLIYDNSGREPILVSECFNKSENIIKNEHLYNSIFNEKEEQ, via the coding sequence GTGCGTACCCTTTATTTATTTGCCGGTCCAAATGGAGCAGGAAAAACCACAACCGCATTAAAACACATAGAAAAGGATAAAGAAATCACTTTCGTAAATGCTGACATAATAGCCCAAGAATTAGATCCGAATGATGTGGAAAAGCAAGCAATCAAGGCAGGTAGAATTATGCTAAGGAAATTAGACAATCTACTTGATAGCGAAGAAGGTAATATTGCCTTCGAATCAACTCTTTCTTCGCGCTCATTTGTTAATTTTATAGCTGAAGCAAAAAATAAAGGGTTCCAATTCGTACTTTTATTCATTTCGCTTAAAAATTCCGATTTGGCTTGTGCTCGAGTTCGCCAGAGAGTTGAAAATGGTGGGCATAATATCCCTGAAGAAACGATAAGAAGGAGATTTAAAAAAGGAAGGGAAAATCTAAAAAAATTGTATATACCTCTTGCAGATTCCTATTTAATCTACGATAATTCAGGTAGGGAGCCAATCTTGGTCTCAGAGTGCTTCAATAAATCTGAAAATATTATTAAAAACGAACACCTTTACAATTCGATCTTCAATGAAAAGGAAGAACAATGA
- a CDS encoding putative toxin-antitoxin system toxin component, PIN family, with product MLKVLLDTNIYISAILFNGKPKLVLQDLIDEVFVGYISNEILDEIEETLAKPKFKIPNDFIQFTIEEIRNVTTIIKNKPLKDYLNLRDRDDFHILETAFSAKVDFIITGDKDLLTLEKIKGIKIITPDEYLKIKEEVS from the coding sequence ATGCTTAAAGTTCTCTTAGATACAAACATTTACATTTCTGCGATTTTATTTAATGGAAAACCTAAACTAGTTCTACAAGATTTAATAGATGAAGTTTTTGTTGGATATATTTCAAATGAAATTCTCGATGAAATTGAAGAAACTTTAGCTAAACCTAAGTTTAAAATTCCGAATGATTTTATTCAGTTTACTATTGAAGAAATAAGAAATGTGACCACTATTATTAAAAATAAACCTTTAAAGGATTATTTAAATTTAAGAGACAGGGATGATTTTCATATTTTAGAAACTGCTTTTTCAGCAAAGGTGGATTTCATCATTACTGGAGATAAAGACCTTCTTACTCTCGAAAAAATTAAGGGTATAAAAATCATTACGCCTGATGAATATTTAAAAATCAAAGAGGAAGTTAGCTAA
- a CDS encoding YajG family lipoprotein — protein sequence MKQKTKLLLISSLLLFICSKCSLMNASVAYEYENPIYNPAPSRNISISFTKSDDHPDAFKDGMFIEGMKKTGLGIDGGHVFTRPKGPEIIKNAFITELKNLGFQVFDESRTNIPEIQIQVNQFFMEPEIGIFFIDIISVIDINVHVIHKNKIYKRRFKSIGEVMNIQCYDILYPIALDRSLKNLTKKTLPEIVDLINQIQMENNAL from the coding sequence ATGAAACAGAAAACAAAATTGTTATTAATATCATCTCTCTTACTTTTTATATGTTCAAAATGCTCTTTAATGAATGCTTCCGTTGCATATGAATATGAAAATCCTATTTATAACCCTGCACCTTCTCGGAATATATCTATTTCTTTTACAAAATCAGATGACCATCCTGATGCATTTAAAGATGGCATGTTCATCGAAGGAATGAAAAAAACAGGATTGGGTATTGACGGGGGACATGTTTTTACTAGACCAAAGGGTCCTGAAATCATAAAAAATGCTTTCATTACTGAACTAAAAAACTTAGGTTTCCAAGTCTTTGACGAGTCTAGAACAAATATACCAGAAATTCAAATTCAAGTGAATCAATTTTTCATGGAACCGGAAATTGGAATCTTCTTTATTGATATTATTTCTGTTATTGATATTAATGTTCACGTAATCCATAAAAACAAAATCTACAAACGAAGATTTAAATCTATCGGTGAAGTAATGAATATTCAGTGTTACGATATATTATATCCTATTGCTCTTGATAGAAGTTTAAAAAATCTTACTAAAAAAACTCTACCTGAAATTGTAGATTTAATTAATCAAATACAAATGGAGAACAATGCATTATGA
- a CDS encoding CopG family ribbon-helix-helix protein has protein sequence MNQTVNISFEKALLKEIDKIAKREHRSRSELIREAARTYIEKKSKWQAIFDYGTKSVEKSNLTEADIFGEIKAVRKNRKAS, from the coding sequence ATGAATCAGACAGTTAATATCTCTTTCGAAAAAGCACTTTTAAAGGAAATTGATAAAATTGCAAAAAGAGAACATAGATCCAGATCTGAACTGATTCGTGAGGCAGCAAGGACTTACATTGAGAAAAAATCTAAGTGGCAAGCTATCTTCGATTACGGTACAAAGTCAGTAGAAAAATCAAATCTTACAGAAGCTGACATTTTTGGAGAAATTAAAGCTGTTAGAAAAAATAGAAAAGCTTCTTAA
- a CDS encoding flavin reductase family protein, with product MPVATDQFKSSLSHWASGVSVITYASKTIKGGVTVSSFSSVSLEPPLVLFCLAKHSKAKEAIETAGNFAVNILSSEQKQISADFASGSLDKAVVLEGLKPGTLSTGAPILEGSLASLDCLVHQIIDAGDHWIFLGLVEAVATKEGSPLLYFNRNYRELI from the coding sequence ATGCCAGTAGCCACAGACCAATTTAAATCTTCTCTTTCCCATTGGGCATCAGGAGTATCCGTCATTACCTATGCGTCAAAGACCATAAAAGGGGGAGTGACTGTTTCCAGTTTTTCTTCTGTTTCCTTAGAACCACCGTTAGTTTTGTTTTGTCTCGCGAAACATTCCAAGGCGAAAGAAGCCATCGAAACGGCTGGAAACTTTGCGGTGAATATTCTTTCTTCCGAACAAAAACAAATTTCCGCTGATTTTGCTTCTGGTTCTCTGGACAAAGCGGTTGTTTTGGAAGGCCTAAAACCAGGAACTCTTTCCACCGGAGCTCCCATCTTAGAGGGTTCCTTAGCTTCTTTGGATTGCCTGGTGCACCAAATCATCGATGCAGGTGACCACTGGATTTTCCTCGGACTTGTGGAAGCTGTGGCCACAAAGGAAGGTTCACCCCTTCTCTATTTCAATCGCAATTATAGAGAACTCATTTAA
- the purL gene encoding phosphoribosylformylglycinamidine synthase subunit PurL: protein MEKEKVSLEEAKEHGLTETEFVEIQKILGRIPNSTELGIFSAMWSEHCSYKNSILKLKTLPTKSDKLLAQAGEENAGAMDIGDGLAVVFKIESHNHPTAVEPYQGAATGVGGIMRDIFTMGARPITSLNSLRFGDPKEPRNKYLLTRAVKGIGDYGNSLGIAVGGGELFIHPTFTKNPLVNAMTVGIAKHDEMASASTKGQVGNKVYIVGATTGRDGIHGASFASKDLTKESEEKRSAVQVGDPFMEKLLMEASLEAIQKKLLVGIQDMGAAGISCATSEMSAKGKTGMDVDLDKVPLREQDMNAYEIMLSESQERMLVIPEVGKEGELVSIFHKWGLNAVEIGTVTGDGILRIRKNGKLKAEIPAESLVLGGGAPRYVREEKRPSYLDEVIKFDPNKIPDLKPDTVPQALNSLLSSLNISSRRPLYEQYDTEVGLVKVVEPGEDGGLVRIPGTNKGIAVATDCNSRYTYLNPYEGAQIAVCESARNVAATGAEPYGVTNNLNFGNPYIPENYYVFSECVRGLGDACRFLGLPVTGGNVSFYNESPEGPVFPTPTIGMVGVIDDVSKGLRTYPKTNEVVKYALVGDFLPTISASEYLYRSQGLDTGAIPKISLAKEKQTIDALIQCRKQGLLTSAKDLSLGGLLVALAKIVIVGKKGIEANLNELQTKIPRLDTLCFGETGASFIVSYLPNDESKVKESFEKNGLSFYSLGTSSSKNSLSVKGEGFHWEWTTKSLEVEFESGLKSYFE from the coding sequence ATGGAAAAAGAGAAAGTCAGTCTGGAAGAAGCAAAGGAACACGGACTTACCGAAACTGAATTTGTTGAAATTCAAAAAATCTTAGGAAGAATTCCCAATTCAACAGAACTTGGAATTTTTTCCGCCATGTGGTCGGAACACTGCTCTTATAAAAATTCTATCTTAAAACTAAAAACCCTTCCCACCAAATCAGACAAACTCCTCGCACAAGCTGGGGAAGAAAACGCGGGAGCCATGGACATCGGGGATGGACTTGCAGTTGTTTTTAAAATTGAAAGTCACAACCACCCTACGGCCGTTGAACCATACCAAGGTGCTGCAACGGGTGTTGGTGGGATCATGCGTGATATTTTTACGATGGGCGCTCGCCCCATCACTTCCCTCAACTCACTTCGGTTTGGTGATCCTAAAGAACCTCGCAATAAATACTTACTCACTCGTGCCGTAAAAGGGATTGGTGATTATGGTAACTCTCTCGGAATCGCAGTGGGTGGAGGGGAACTTTTTATCCACCCTACCTTTACCAAAAACCCACTTGTCAATGCAATGACTGTGGGAATCGCCAAACACGATGAAATGGCTTCTGCCTCGACCAAAGGCCAAGTGGGAAACAAAGTGTACATTGTTGGTGCCACAACTGGCCGCGACGGGATCCATGGTGCAAGTTTCGCCTCCAAAGACCTCACCAAAGAATCAGAAGAAAAACGTTCTGCAGTACAGGTGGGTGATCCGTTTATGGAAAAACTTCTAATGGAAGCATCCCTCGAAGCCATCCAAAAGAAACTCCTTGTGGGAATCCAAGATATGGGTGCAGCAGGGATTTCTTGTGCTACATCTGAGATGAGTGCCAAAGGGAAAACGGGAATGGATGTGGATCTAGACAAAGTCCCACTCCGCGAACAAGATATGAATGCATATGAAATCATGTTATCGGAATCCCAAGAACGTATGCTTGTGATCCCTGAAGTGGGCAAAGAAGGAGAACTTGTTTCCATCTTCCACAAATGGGGGTTAAATGCTGTTGAGATCGGAACTGTCACGGGTGATGGAATCTTACGCATCCGTAAAAACGGAAAACTCAAAGCTGAAATCCCAGCGGAATCACTTGTACTCGGAGGTGGCGCCCCAAGGTATGTGAGGGAAGAAAAAAGACCGTCTTACTTAGATGAGGTGATAAAATTTGATCCAAATAAAATCCCTGATCTAAAACCAGACACAGTCCCTCAAGCTCTCAATAGCCTACTTTCTTCTCTAAACATCAGTTCCAGAAGGCCACTGTATGAACAATACGACACAGAAGTGGGTCTTGTGAAAGTGGTAGAACCTGGTGAAGACGGTGGTCTTGTTCGTATCCCTGGAACCAATAAAGGAATCGCTGTTGCAACAGACTGTAACTCACGTTATACGTATTTAAACCCATACGAAGGGGCGCAAATTGCAGTTTGTGAATCAGCAAGAAACGTTGCCGCGACTGGTGCTGAACCTTATGGAGTGACAAACAACCTCAACTTTGGAAATCCATACATCCCAGAAAACTATTACGTGTTCAGTGAATGTGTGAGAGGCCTTGGGGATGCATGTCGTTTTCTTGGACTCCCTGTTACGGGTGGAAACGTTTCCTTTTACAACGAATCCCCTGAAGGACCTGTGTTCCCAACACCTACCATAGGTATGGTGGGAGTGATCGACGATGTATCCAAGGGACTACGCACTTACCCCAAAACAAACGAAGTGGTGAAGTATGCACTTGTTGGTGATTTTTTACCTACGATTTCTGCCTCTGAGTATTTGTATAGATCCCAAGGTCTTGATACAGGCGCCATTCCGAAAATTTCGTTAGCAAAAGAAAAACAAACCATTGATGCCCTGATCCAATGTCGCAAACAAGGACTTTTGACGTCCGCCAAAGACTTGTCACTCGGTGGTCTCCTTGTAGCGCTCGCAAAGATTGTGATTGTTGGGAAAAAAGGAATCGAAGCCAATTTAAATGAATTACAAACAAAAATCCCAAGGTTAGATACTTTGTGTTTTGGTGAAACAGGTGCAAGTTTTATCGTGAGTTATCTACCAAATGATGAATCAAAAGTGAAAGAATCGTTTGAAAAAAATGGTTTGTCATTTTATTCCTTGGGAACATCAAGTTCCAAAAATTCCCTTTCCGTCAAAGGAGAGGGTTTCCATTGGGAATGGACTACAAAATCGCTAGAAGTAGAATTTGAAAGTGGATTAAAATCCTATTTCGAATAG
- a CDS encoding penicillin-binding protein activator LpoB has protein sequence MVEKTHWVAGPVPHPKSGGDTTANFLPNSNSYPTLTPMHQKFLIFFVSFILVSCSTGASYQKPENAKATKQWGVVEVKETVKSMSHSLSVYYKTEMKTGFLEWRKLQNSTSEHIDTKLITNEILNQLTKDKIPFVDTSVREDATKEMAFGKTGMVSSDSRLAVGKFKSPSHQIKGEINEVVNFESGTKIQYITVTLFLVSLETNQIVWSEQTNFLKKSRVEGYGF, from the coding sequence ATGGTAGAGAAGACTCATTGGGTGGCGGGTCCAGTTCCCCACCCAAAATCGGGCGGGGATACCACCGCAAACTTCTTGCCAAACTCCAATTCCTATCCCACACTAACACCTATGCATCAGAAATTTTTGATTTTTTTCGTTTCGTTTATTCTTGTTAGCTGTTCAACTGGGGCATCTTACCAAAAACCAGAAAACGCTAAGGCCACCAAACAATGGGGCGTTGTGGAAGTAAAAGAAACTGTAAAAAGTATGAGTCATTCCTTATCAGTATATTATAAAACAGAAATGAAGACTGGTTTTTTGGAATGGAGAAAATTACAAAATAGTACGTCGGAACATATTGATACAAAACTCATTACCAATGAAATTCTAAACCAACTTACAAAAGATAAAATTCCTTTTGTTGATACTTCTGTTCGTGAAGATGCAACCAAGGAAATGGCATTTGGAAAAACAGGAATGGTTTCATCTGATTCTCGTTTGGCAGTTGGAAAATTTAAGTCACCATCCCACCAAATCAAAGGTGAAATCAATGAGGTGGTTAATTTTGAATCAGGAACAAAAATTCAATACATTACTGTGACTCTTTTTCTTGTGAGTTTGGAAACAAATCAAATCGTTTGGAGTGAACAAACCAACTTTCTTAAAAAAAGCCGAGTAGAAGGTTATGGGTTCTGA
- a CDS encoding DNA polymerase domain-containing protein: METYNGYLFDIYHSEQKIYIWIKSDSGELKLFVDEYFPVIYANASPTILKKLVKRFYELDALAEIPNFTEKTLFYQNKTIPVLKLVISKPQLLPKITNKLFNLYGKYDIYHSDIEITTGYMVDKNIYPLCYVTIEYEVSKNRLNQIKIIKSLTEINELDYEVPELRAISLYLEKSHRHPFSENNLIIETSNENYNIPTGNGITLIKKLNEIFLKHNPDIVLSSFGDQVIFPYLFKTAQENHLTTEFDRDKTSLIRRSIQTQGTSFNTYGTIVYRAPSYPLFGRWHIDSRNSFVYKEAELIGIIELSRISRLPVQKMARASTGKALTYIEVDVALRKNYLVPWQKSALESEKSALQLLNADKGGLVFQADISNGFVLENVAQLDFSQMYPSIMVTHNISPETINCLCCENSTDIEKVPSLGYRICSKRKGIVSEALAHIVQRRNHYKEQKKNNHPNAINIQSKQSSLKWMLVTSFGYLGYRNAKFGKLESHEAVTAFGREKLITAKEVSEEYDYKVVHGITDSIFIQKKDHSPITKEDLTFLCLEIEKRTKIRMEVEGIYSWLCFPPSTQDEKLPVANRYMGRFTNGQFKGRGIITRRKDFPKLIRDAQNQMIQWMCQFKTIDEMQKKESEIMKIFYHHDNKLVTGDLNWKDLVIQKSTSKEPEDYTVDAPSTIAVKDLLSMGVRVQAGEKIKYIVINQKSEKKGERYLTLERMEKKLNHNEKMNSTRKETKMEPLPRINPEINRFKNQKHQEDENVRNPTSQTKEKKNRISENTTILHSNGIDQFLSNPQNNSTNWIPNLKKMTNQTPKYDEKYYRNLLVKCFKEIWIGISTFKNFDILISEESFLPFSFQKDENYTKTINKANSIFIA; this comes from the coding sequence ATGGAAACTTACAATGGTTATCTATTTGATATCTATCATTCAGAACAAAAAATTTACATTTGGATCAAATCTGACTCAGGTGAATTAAAACTATTTGTTGATGAATACTTTCCCGTCATTTATGCAAATGCTTCCCCCACTATTTTAAAAAAACTAGTCAAACGATTTTATGAATTAGATGCCTTAGCAGAAATTCCAAACTTCACAGAAAAAACACTGTTTTACCAAAACAAAACAATACCCGTTTTAAAACTTGTCATATCGAAACCACAACTCCTTCCTAAAATCACAAACAAACTTTTTAACCTGTATGGTAAATATGATATCTACCATTCCGATATTGAAATCACAACAGGGTACATGGTAGATAAAAATATTTATCCTCTTTGTTATGTTACGATAGAGTATGAAGTTTCTAAAAATAGATTAAATCAAATCAAAATCATTAAATCCCTCACCGAAATAAATGAGTTAGACTATGAAGTTCCAGAACTACGTGCAATTTCTCTTTACCTAGAAAAAAGCCATAGACACCCCTTCAGTGAAAATAACTTAATCATCGAAACTTCCAATGAAAACTACAATATCCCCACGGGCAATGGAATCACACTCATCAAAAAACTAAACGAAATCTTTCTAAAACACAATCCAGACATTGTTTTATCATCTTTTGGTGACCAAGTCATTTTTCCCTATTTATTCAAAACAGCCCAAGAAAACCACCTAACCACTGAATTCGATAGAGATAAAACAAGTTTGATTAGGCGTTCCATCCAAACACAGGGAACAAGTTTCAACACTTACGGCACCATTGTATACAGAGCACCTTCCTATCCATTGTTTGGTAGATGGCATATTGATTCCAGAAATAGTTTTGTATACAAAGAAGCAGAACTAATCGGAATCATTGAACTTTCTCGTATTTCTAGATTACCTGTTCAAAAAATGGCAAGAGCTTCCACGGGAAAAGCACTCACTTACATTGAAGTTGATGTTGCCCTTCGTAAGAACTACCTTGTGCCATGGCAAAAAAGTGCTCTTGAATCAGAAAAATCTGCCTTACAGTTGTTAAATGCTGACAAAGGAGGGCTGGTTTTCCAAGCTGATATATCAAATGGATTTGTATTAGAAAACGTAGCCCAACTCGATTTTTCCCAAATGTATCCGAGTATCATGGTAACTCATAACATCTCACCTGAAACCATCAACTGTCTTTGTTGCGAAAACTCAACCGACATAGAAAAGGTTCCTTCACTTGGTTATCGAATTTGTTCGAAAAGGAAAGGCATCGTTTCGGAAGCATTGGCTCACATAGTCCAAAGACGAAATCACTATAAAGAACAAAAAAAAAACAATCATCCCAATGCCATTAATATCCAATCTAAACAATCAAGTTTAAAATGGATGTTAGTAACCTCTTTCGGTTATTTAGGTTACCGAAACGCAAAATTTGGAAAACTCGAAAGCCATGAAGCCGTCACAGCTTTTGGCCGAGAAAAACTGATCACCGCCAAAGAAGTATCAGAAGAATATGATTACAAGGTTGTACATGGAATCACAGATAGTATCTTCATTCAGAAAAAGGATCATAGTCCCATTACTAAAGAAGACCTAACATTCCTTTGTTTAGAAATTGAAAAACGTACAAAAATTCGAATGGAAGTAGAAGGGATTTATTCTTGGTTATGTTTTCCACCTTCTACACAAGATGAAAAACTACCAGTAGCAAACCGTTATATGGGAAGATTTACCAATGGTCAATTCAAAGGCAGGGGAATCATCACAAGAAGGAAAGACTTTCCAAAATTAATTCGTGATGCGCAAAACCAAATGATCCAATGGATGTGCCAATTCAAAACAATTGATGAAATGCAAAAAAAAGAATCTGAAATCATGAAAATCTTTTATCATCACGACAACAAACTTGTAACAGGCGACCTTAACTGGAAAGACTTGGTAATCCAAAAATCGACTTCAAAAGAACCAGAAGATTATACCGTTGATGCACCTAGTACCATAGCCGTTAAAGACCTACTTAGTATGGGTGTTCGTGTCCAAGCTGGTGAAAAAATCAAATACATTGTAATCAACCAAAAATCTGAAAAAAAAGGAGAGAGGTATCTAACTTTAGAACGAATGGAAAAAAAACTAAATCATAATGAAAAAATGAATTCCACCAGAAAAGAAACCAAAATGGAGCCTCTCCCAAGAATCAATCCTGAAATAAATCGATTCAAGAACCAAAAACACCAAGAAGATGAGAATGTAAGAAATCCTACTTCCCAAACAAAAGAAAAGAAAAACAGGATAAGCGAAAATACTACAATCTTACATTCAAATGGAATTGATCAGTTTCTAAGCAATCCACAAAACAACTCTACAAATTGGATTCCAAATCTAAAAAAAATGACCAACCAAACACCAAAATATGATGAAAAATACTACAGAAATCTATTAGTGAAATGTTTCAAAGAAATTTGGATCGGAATCTCCACTTTCAAAAACTTTGATATTCTAATTAGCGAAGAAAGCTTTTTGCCCTTCTCATTTCAAAAAGATGAAAATTATACCAAAACCATCAATAAAGCAAACTCCATTTTTATTGCATAA
- a CDS encoding Fur family transcriptional regulator: MKALTKHRELILQDLKERHDHPTAKMVFESVRDKADKISFATVYNSLEYLVGHKLVNKLNIESESVRYDAFLDDHSHLICHSCGTILDVPALKLDESTDWKAMGFVADHIDIVVSGTCSSCKSH; the protein is encoded by the coding sequence ATGAAAGCACTGACAAAACACAGAGAATTGATTCTACAAGACCTGAAAGAAAGACACGACCATCCTACCGCAAAAATGGTATTTGAGTCGGTCAGGGACAAAGCAGATAAAATCAGTTTTGCCACTGTTTACAACTCACTCGAGTATTTAGTAGGCCATAAACTCGTGAACAAACTCAATATTGAATCGGAATCTGTTCGTTATGATGCCTTCCTTGACGACCATTCCCATTTGATTTGCCATTCTTGTGGAACCATCCTCGACGTTCCTGCACTCAAACTGGACGAAAGTACAGACTGGAAAGCGATGGGATTTGTGGCAGACCACATTGACATTGTGGTTTCTGGCACTTGTTCTTCTTGTAAGTCCCACTAA
- a CDS encoding metallophosphoesterase encodes MKIQYASDLHLEFPENRKFLSENNIIPNAEILVLAGDIISDNNRKNADTFFENWTKQFKFVIHVPGNHEFYSGEVLYSYPNYYKEISKNYFKINNKTIEIENVRLICSTLWTNIPINLKNEFETKSNDYQLIKYSKKQIEKRLITIEDTNLFHDISVKFIESELAKPFQGKTILVTHQLPSFELILNSDKNELINHYCATNLENIYANNNIDFWIFGHYHRTVNKKLLNTTFVSNPLGYMNEDQKNNFSKSAIIEV; translated from the coding sequence ATGAAAATTCAATATGCCTCAGATTTACATTTAGAGTTTCCTGAAAACAGAAAATTCCTATCAGAAAACAACATTATACCAAATGCTGAAATTCTAGTTCTGGCTGGTGATATAATTTCAGATAATAATCGAAAGAATGCTGATACATTTTTTGAAAATTGGACAAAGCAATTCAAGTTTGTTATTCATGTCCCAGGAAATCATGAATTCTATTCTGGAGAAGTATTATATTCTTATCCAAATTACTATAAAGAGATATCGAAAAATTATTTTAAAATAAACAATAAGACTATCGAAATTGAAAACGTTAGATTAATCTGTTCCACGCTATGGACAAATATTCCTATAAATCTTAAAAATGAATTCGAGACAAAAAGTAACGATTACCAACTAATCAAATACTCTAAAAAACAAATTGAAAAAAGATTAATCACCATTGAAGATACGAATCTTTTTCATGATATTTCTGTTAAATTTATTGAAAGTGAACTCGCAAAGCCATTCCAGGGAAAAACAATTTTGGTTACTCATCAACTGCCAAGCTTTGAATTAATCCTAAATTCTGATAAGAATGAACTAATTAATCACTATTGTGCAACAAACTTAGAAAACATTTATGCTAATAACAATATTGATTTTTGGATTTTTGGCCATTACCACAGAACTGTTAACAAAAAGTTGTTAAATACTACATTTGTTTCTAATCCTCTCGGATACATGAATGAAGACCAAAAAAATAACTTTTCTAAGTCTGCTATTATAGAAGTTTAA